The genomic DNA CACGGCCTCGCCGCGTCGGTCGGGTCGACAGCGGGGGCACGATCTGCCTAGCGCGTGCCGCCCGGCAGTCCCAGCGCCCGCTCGATACAGCGGATGATCTCCGTGTCCTCGAACGGCTTGCCGATAAAGCACGCCGCCCCCGCCGCCCGCGCGCGCGCTTCATACCCACGCTTGTCGAACGCCGTCATGAAGATCACCGGCATCGTCAGGCCGCGCGCGCGCAGCGCGGCGCTGAGCGCAAAGCCGTTCATGCCCGGCATCTGCACGTCCGCGATCACGCAGGCAATGCCGTCGAGCGATGGCGACGCCAGCAGCTCGGCCGCGCCGGGGTAGAGCTCCACTGCCAGATCGAAGGCGCGCAGCAGCCGCCCCATGGCGTGCCGCACGGCGGCGTCGTCGTCGACGATGGCAATCACGGGCGTGGCATTCACGCGAACTCCTCGAACAGGCGTGCGCGGTGGCAGGGGTCACGCACGCCCCCCTTGCTGCGTTGGCGGCACTAGAAGATGTGCC from Cupriavidus taiwanensis includes the following:
- a CDS encoding response regulator transcription factor produces the protein MNATPVIAIVDDDAAVRHAMGRLLRAFDLAVELYPGAAELLASPSLDGIACVIADVQMPGMNGFALSAALRARGLTMPVIFMTAFDKRGYEARARAAGAACFIGKPFEDTEIIRCIERALGLPGGTR